In Myxococcus stipitatus, the following are encoded in one genomic region:
- a CDS encoding glycosyltransferase → MRAILTNFGTLGDVQPFVALAVELRRHGHHPVLAAAPSYRALAEQHGLDFLPVGPDLRAAQSGITQAMMGSPDVIHDASGMLQLFQPLVDSLPRMLEDLRAACRGADVLISGRVQPAARMVHDLTHVPFVTVLVEHSGSGGGGPAFQAAVRGLVNPLRESLRLPPLDNPLVDGLSPQLVLTALSRHVRPPAADLPPHHHTIGYCLLEEPAFTPDAELAAFLAEGPPPVCITFGSMTHGDPVALTKTLVDATVRAGRRALIQQGWSGLGQHHLPPSVRIVGQVPHSWLFSRVSCVVHHGGAGTTGAAFRAGVPQVVVPHTYDQFTWGEVVQELRCGGAAVPIGELTTERLAEALGTVLGREEYPSSAARVGEQLRAEHGAAKARHLIEDLVRRVGLASPVSEGPEAPDETEDEERRQRRRSALKQQRARKVDT, encoded by the coding sequence ATGCGAGCCATCCTCACCAACTTCGGAACACTCGGCGACGTCCAGCCCTTCGTCGCGCTGGCCGTCGAGCTCCGGCGGCACGGACATCACCCTGTGCTCGCCGCAGCGCCCTCGTACCGTGCGCTCGCGGAGCAGCACGGCCTGGACTTCCTGCCCGTGGGCCCCGACCTGCGGGCGGCCCAGAGCGGAATCACACAGGCGATGATGGGCAGTCCCGACGTCATCCATGACGCCAGCGGGATGCTCCAGCTCTTCCAGCCCCTTGTGGACTCACTTCCGCGCATGCTGGAGGACCTTCGTGCCGCGTGCCGTGGCGCGGACGTGCTCATCAGCGGACGCGTTCAGCCGGCCGCGCGCATGGTGCACGACCTGACGCATGTGCCCTTCGTGACGGTGCTGGTGGAGCACAGCGGCAGCGGCGGTGGTGGCCCCGCCTTCCAGGCCGCCGTGCGCGGACTGGTCAATCCCCTGCGAGAGTCCCTGCGGTTGCCACCGCTCGACAACCCGCTCGTGGACGGTCTGTCGCCGCAGCTCGTGCTCACGGCGCTGAGCCGGCACGTGCGGCCTCCCGCCGCGGACCTCCCGCCCCACCACCACACCATCGGATACTGCCTCCTCGAGGAGCCAGCCTTCACGCCCGACGCGGAGCTGGCGGCGTTCCTCGCGGAGGGTCCTCCCCCGGTCTGCATCACCTTCGGCAGCATGACCCACGGCGACCCGGTGGCGCTGACGAAGACGCTGGTGGACGCCACGGTGCGCGCGGGACGTCGCGCCCTCATCCAGCAAGGCTGGAGCGGACTGGGCCAACACCACCTCCCGCCCTCGGTGCGAATCGTAGGGCAGGTTCCGCACTCCTGGCTCTTCTCACGCGTGTCGTGCGTCGTGCACCACGGCGGCGCGGGCACCACGGGCGCGGCGTTTCGCGCGGGGGTTCCACAGGTCGTCGTGCCGCACACGTATGACCAGTTCACCTGGGGCGAGGTCGTCCAGGAGCTTCGCTGTGGCGGAGCGGCGGTCCCCATCGGCGAGCTGACGACGGAGCGGCTCGCGGAGGCACTCGGAACGGTGCTGGGCCGCGAGGAGTACCCGTCCTCGGCGGCGCGCGTGGGCGAGCAACTGCGCGCGGAGCACGGCGCGGCGAAGGCGCGTCACCTCATCGAGGACCTGGTCCGTCGAGTGGGGCTCGCCTCGCCAGTGAGCGAAGGGCCCGAGGCCCCGGACGAGACGGAAGACGAGGAACGGCGCCAGCGCCGCAGGAGCGCGCTGAAGCAGCAAAGGGCGAGGAAGGTCGACACTTGA
- a CDS encoding type I polyketide synthase, which translates to MGSHVEYQGDAGLAVAIVGMAVRVPGARDVDAFWRMLRAGVEGITFFSDEALKSLGVDPAFLANPSFVRAAPVLERPGRFDAAFFGYAPREAELLDPQHRVFLECVWTALEHAGYAPGRVPGTTGIYAGSSLSSYLLFNLLSRAEFQQAEDTFPAMVANDKDFLATRVAYHLDFKGPALTVQTGCSTSLVATHLACQALLGYQCDVALAGGVSVHVPQRTGYHYQEGGITSPDGHCRAFDAKGQGTLFGSGAGVVVLKRLEDALKDGDTIHAVIRGSAINNDGAVKVGFTAPGVEGQMEVIARAQAMADVTPDSISYVEAHGTATPLGDPVEVQALDGVFRAGTDKKAFCGLGSVKTNVGHLDAAAGVTGLVKTALSLEHAELPPSLNYEAPNPRIDFANSPFYVNAALAPWPTGATPRRAGVSSFGIGGTNAHVILEESPLIPPGDAARAWQVLVLSARTPTALESLTASLLTHLKEHPEQQLADVAWTLQTGRKALDLRRVVVCKDRDDALRVLETRDPQRLFTLAPGSATPSAVFMFPGGGAQYPDMGRGLYAAEPAFREAVDQCCTLLRPRLGFDLKPLMYPDADSAASAGQRLKRTSLALPALFTVEYAMARLWESWGLKPEALIGHSLGEYTAACLAGVFSLEDALALVVLRGKLFEELPGGGMLSVPMPEAEVRPLLGDSLSLAAVNGPSQCVVAGTVEAVEALAADLARREVEFRHIPIDVAAHSHLVTPILARFQEFIGTLRRNAPTLPLMSNVTGTWMTPEEAQDPAYWTRHLRQTVRFGDGIRTLAEQPHRVYLEVGPGRTLGTLARLQLTGPSAPPVLPSLRHPQDPVADEELLAATLGKLWAAGVSVDWTAVRGEARRLRVPLPTYPFEGQDYWLAPEAPSSTRRGSARKSADVASWFYLPAWRRAPLSPPKVGAVTARDWLVFQDATGLGEALANELTRAGHRVVRVTPGTHLQELSEHHFSLDPMAPEEPFFLLTALKAKGLNVERVVHLWSLDGPGAAEAVSDEARFDRAQERGFHSVLRLTRALVEAALPQRAELTVVGRMALEVESTDELSPEHATVPALCKVIPQEHDGIACRYVDLGRGAGMSTVSALSRELLSGSADAVVALRGAQRLVQTHEPLRLEQDAVATQPFRTRGVYLITGGLGGVGLLLAGELARSHQARLVLVGRSGLEVDPGGHKQRAVRALEAAGAEVLVVRADVADESRLRGVLTEAEARFGAVHGVIHAAGLAGEGAVALLAGLDAAACAPHFRAKVHGTYALERALTGRALDFVLLVSSNAAVLGGLGLGAYGAANAFLDAFAASRAHAGTTRWLSTNWDGWPVAEEGTQGAKTSLDAFAMSSAEAVEAFRRVVESAQSGQVVVSTGDLPARVARWVRKEGASAETHSGTTHERPQLGTEYVAPTDDVEMALAKVWQEQLGLAQLGIHDNFFDLGGNSLLWLKIVGRLKRELGRDIPLTAVFEAPTVATLAKKLGGPATEAQPPGFETSQNRGAQRRERRSSRRE; encoded by the coding sequence ATGGGGAGTCATGTGGAGTACCAGGGGGACGCAGGACTGGCCGTGGCCATCGTGGGCATGGCGGTGCGTGTGCCGGGAGCGCGGGACGTGGACGCGTTCTGGCGCATGCTGCGCGCGGGCGTGGAGGGCATCACCTTCTTCTCCGACGAGGCGCTGAAGTCGCTCGGCGTGGACCCGGCGTTCCTGGCCAATCCCAGCTTCGTGCGCGCCGCCCCCGTGCTCGAACGGCCGGGCCGCTTCGACGCGGCCTTCTTCGGCTATGCCCCGCGCGAGGCCGAACTGCTGGACCCGCAGCACCGCGTCTTCCTGGAGTGCGTGTGGACGGCGCTGGAGCATGCGGGCTACGCCCCCGGGCGGGTGCCGGGCACCACGGGCATCTACGCGGGCTCCAGCCTGAGCAGCTACCTGCTCTTCAACCTGCTGTCGCGCGCGGAGTTCCAGCAGGCCGAGGACACCTTCCCGGCCATGGTGGCCAACGACAAGGACTTCCTCGCCACGCGCGTGGCCTATCACCTGGACTTCAAGGGCCCCGCCCTCACGGTGCAGACGGGCTGCTCCACGTCGCTCGTGGCCACGCACCTGGCCTGCCAGGCCCTGCTCGGCTACCAGTGTGACGTGGCGCTCGCGGGCGGCGTGTCCGTGCACGTTCCCCAGCGCACGGGCTACCACTACCAGGAAGGTGGCATCACCTCGCCGGACGGCCACTGCCGCGCGTTCGACGCGAAGGGACAGGGCACGCTCTTCGGCAGCGGCGCGGGCGTCGTGGTGCTCAAGCGCCTGGAGGATGCGCTCAAGGACGGCGACACCATCCACGCCGTCATCCGCGGCTCGGCCATCAACAACGACGGCGCCGTGAAGGTGGGCTTCACGGCGCCGGGCGTGGAAGGCCAGATGGAGGTCATCGCCCGCGCCCAGGCCATGGCGGACGTGACGCCGGACTCCATCTCATACGTCGAGGCCCACGGCACCGCCACGCCACTGGGTGACCCCGTGGAGGTGCAGGCGCTCGACGGCGTGTTCCGCGCTGGCACCGACAAGAAGGCCTTCTGCGGGCTCGGCTCGGTGAAGACCAACGTGGGCCACCTGGATGCCGCCGCGGGTGTCACGGGGTTGGTGAAGACGGCGCTCTCGCTGGAGCACGCGGAGCTTCCTCCCAGCCTCAACTACGAGGCGCCCAACCCGCGCATCGACTTCGCGAACAGTCCCTTCTACGTCAACGCGGCGCTTGCGCCTTGGCCCACGGGAGCCACGCCTCGTCGCGCGGGCGTGAGTTCCTTCGGCATCGGCGGCACCAACGCGCACGTCATCCTGGAGGAATCTCCACTCATCCCTCCGGGTGACGCGGCGCGCGCGTGGCAGGTCCTCGTCCTCTCCGCGAGGACTCCGACGGCGCTGGAGTCGCTGACCGCATCGCTGCTCACCCACTTGAAGGAGCATCCCGAGCAGCAGCTCGCGGACGTCGCGTGGACGCTCCAGACGGGTCGCAAGGCGCTGGACCTGCGTCGCGTGGTGGTCTGCAAGGACCGGGACGACGCCCTGCGCGTGCTGGAGACGCGGGATCCCCAGCGACTCTTCACGCTCGCGCCAGGTTCCGCGACGCCGTCCGCGGTCTTCATGTTCCCCGGTGGCGGTGCGCAGTACCCGGACATGGGCCGAGGCCTCTACGCCGCCGAGCCCGCCTTCCGCGAGGCGGTGGACCAGTGCTGCACGCTCTTGCGTCCCCGTCTGGGCTTCGACCTGAAGCCCTTGATGTATCCGGACGCGGACTCCGCCGCGAGCGCGGGCCAGCGCCTCAAGCGGACGTCGCTGGCCCTGCCCGCGCTGTTCACCGTCGAGTACGCGATGGCGCGGCTGTGGGAGTCCTGGGGCTTGAAGCCCGAGGCGCTCATCGGCCACAGCCTGGGTGAGTACACGGCGGCGTGCCTCGCGGGTGTCTTCTCGCTGGAGGATGCGCTGGCGCTGGTGGTGCTGCGAGGCAAGCTCTTCGAGGAGCTGCCCGGTGGCGGAATGCTCAGCGTGCCCATGCCTGAGGCGGAGGTGCGGCCGCTGCTCGGGGACTCGTTGTCACTGGCGGCGGTGAACGGACCTTCGCAGTGCGTGGTCGCCGGCACCGTCGAGGCCGTCGAGGCCCTGGCCGCCGACCTGGCGCGCCGCGAGGTGGAGTTCCGGCACATCCCCATCGACGTGGCAGCGCACTCCCACCTGGTCACGCCGATTCTCGCGCGCTTCCAGGAGTTCATCGGGACGCTGCGGCGCAACGCCCCCACCCTGCCGCTGATGTCCAACGTCACCGGCACGTGGATGACGCCCGAGGAGGCGCAGGACCCCGCCTACTGGACGCGGCACCTGCGGCAGACGGTGCGCTTCGGTGATGGCATCCGCACGCTGGCGGAGCAGCCTCACCGCGTCTACCTGGAGGTCGGACCGGGCCGCACGCTCGGCACGCTGGCGCGCCTGCAGCTCACCGGCCCCAGTGCGCCTCCGGTGCTTCCGTCCCTCCGGCATCCGCAGGACCCGGTGGCCGACGAAGAGCTGCTCGCGGCCACGCTCGGCAAGCTCTGGGCCGCGGGCGTGAGCGTGGACTGGACGGCGGTGCGCGGAGAGGCGCGGCGACTGCGTGTGCCGCTGCCCACCTACCCCTTCGAGGGACAGGACTACTGGCTCGCGCCCGAAGCTCCGTCGAGCACTCGGCGTGGCTCGGCTCGCAAGAGCGCGGATGTCGCCAGCTGGTTCTATCTCCCGGCCTGGCGTCGCGCTCCGTTGTCCCCTCCCAAGGTGGGCGCCGTCACCGCGCGCGACTGGCTCGTGTTCCAGGACGCGACGGGACTGGGCGAGGCCCTGGCCAACGAGCTGACGCGCGCCGGTCATCGCGTCGTTCGCGTCACGCCGGGAACACACCTCCAGGAGCTGAGCGAGCACCATTTCAGCCTGGACCCCATGGCCCCCGAGGAGCCCTTCTTCCTGCTGACGGCCCTGAAGGCGAAGGGCCTCAACGTGGAGCGCGTGGTCCACCTGTGGAGCCTGGACGGGCCGGGTGCGGCGGAGGCCGTCTCGGATGAGGCGCGCTTCGACCGCGCACAGGAGCGCGGCTTCCACTCCGTGCTCCGGCTGACTCGCGCGTTGGTGGAGGCAGCGCTTCCCCAGCGCGCGGAGCTCACGGTGGTGGGGCGCATGGCGCTGGAGGTGGAGAGCACGGACGAGCTCAGCCCCGAGCACGCCACGGTCCCCGCGCTGTGCAAGGTGATACCGCAAGAGCACGACGGCATCGCTTGCCGGTACGTCGACCTGGGACGCGGCGCGGGCATGAGCACCGTGAGCGCGCTGTCGCGCGAGCTGCTCTCCGGCTCCGCCGATGCCGTGGTCGCGTTGCGTGGGGCTCAGCGCCTCGTGCAGACCCATGAGCCCCTGCGGCTCGAGCAGGACGCCGTGGCCACGCAGCCCTTCCGGACGCGCGGCGTGTACCTCATCACCGGTGGCCTGGGCGGCGTGGGACTGCTGCTCGCGGGCGAGCTCGCGCGGAGCCATCAGGCGCGGCTCGTCCTCGTGGGCCGCTCCGGGTTGGAGGTGGACCCGGGTGGCCACAAGCAGCGCGCGGTGCGGGCCTTGGAAGCGGCGGGCGCGGAGGTGCTCGTGGTGCGCGCGGACGTGGCCGACGAGTCGCGGCTGCGCGGTGTGCTCACGGAGGCCGAGGCGCGTTTCGGAGCGGTGCATGGCGTCATCCACGCCGCGGGCCTCGCGGGAGAAGGCGCGGTGGCGCTGCTCGCCGGCTTGGACGCGGCGGCCTGCGCGCCTCACTTCCGCGCCAAGGTCCATGGCACCTACGCGCTGGAGCGAGCACTCACCGGACGCGCGCTGGACTTCGTGCTGCTCGTGTCCTCCAACGCCGCCGTGCTCGGTGGCTTGGGGCTGGGCGCATACGGCGCGGCCAACGCCTTCCTCGATGCGTTCGCGGCTTCACGCGCGCATGCGGGCACGACGCGCTGGCTGAGCACCAACTGGGATGGCTGGCCGGTCGCGGAGGAAGGAACGCAGGGCGCGAAGACCAGCCTCGACGCGTTCGCGATGTCCTCGGCCGAAGCGGTGGAGGCCTTCCGCCGCGTCGTGGAGTCCGCGCAGAGCGGACAGGTGGTGGTCTCCACGGGCGACCTGCCCGCGCGTGTCGCGCGCTGGGTGAGGAAGGAAGGCGCGAGCGCCGAGACGCACTCGGGAACGACCCATGAGCGTCCGCAGCTCGGCACCGAGTACGTGGCGCCCACGGATGACGTGGAGATGGCGCTGGCGAAGGTCTGGCAGGAGCAGCTGGGACTGGCGCAACTGGGCATCCACGACAACTTCTTCGACCTCGGCGGCAACTCGTTGCTGTGGCTGAAGATCGTGGGTCGGCTGAAGCGGGAGCTGGGGCGCGACATTCCCCTCACCGCCGTCTTCGAGGCGCCCACCGTCGCCACGCTGGCGAAGAAGCTGGGCGGGCCGGCCACCGAGGCGCAGCCCCCTGGCTTCGAGACGAGTCAGAACCGAGGCGCGCAGCGCAGGGAGCGGCGCAGCAGCCGCCGCGAGTGA
- a CDS encoding type I polyketide synthase, whose product MDEKQTPDIDDADLAIIGMSGRFPGARDTAELWSNVRGGVESIRFFSPEEARAAGVPREQVDDPDYVRAAAVFPEPESFDAAFFDMPPREAELTDPQHRVFLEICWEALEHAGYSPRDYSGAISVYGGATLNTYLLMNLARNPRVLGSVEPVQVNIGNGTDFLATRVSYKLNLRGASHAVQSACSTSLVAVHQACQSLLNGECDIALAGGASVNVSFLNGYRHVEGGMASPDGRCRPFDAKARGTLFGSGAGVVVLKKLRAAMRDGDTVHAVIKGSAINNDGSLKAGYTAPGVEGQAQVVAEALAAAGVDADSIGYVEAHGTATPLGDPIEVEALTRAFRATTQRRRFCALGSVKGNVGHLDAAAGITGLIKTALALKHGELPPSLHYERPNPAIDFDGSPFYVNATLKPWPMSALPRRAGVSSFGVGGTNAHIVLEQPPRPLSSTPSRRAWQLLPLSARTQTALESSTGRLAEALKGTSDAALADVAWTLQVGRQRFGQRRFVLARGASDAVAVLSQPDNPRVHTASEDGVERPVAFLFPGQGSQHVNMGRALYDAEPVFRAEVDRCSELLKPHLGGKDLREVLYPKSGDPAENERTLARTELTQPALFTLEYATARLWMSWGVKPSAMLGHSIGEYVAACLAGVFSLEHALQLVATRGRLMQSLPAGSMLAVPLSEEELRPYLGTELSLAAINAPMQCVASGPTEAVERLRKQLEEAGVRCHVLVTSHAFHSAMMDPILDAFTARAAAMPLRPPTLPFISNVTGTWITTEQATSPKYWAQHLRGAVRFADGLHALLSDPKRVLLEAGPGQVLSRLARRHPASSPSRTVLGSMPMPQDTVAEGTPPLAYTTLGNLWMAGVNIDWRSFHGDERRQRLPLPTYPFERQRFWIEPEEQHTAVVQTPSENHSAQQEQEPLERWFHAPSWKRVPLAPASTSKASGSRVWLVFDDAASTSTSLLTAEPGSEHVVIRVRPGTGFHRVRDTDFTVAPGSQSDLRELMGALRESNRLPDAVLHLWGLTPEPPTSFAQTQASGYHTLVALARVLAELTPERPCTVFVVSNHVHEVTGEEALSPDKATVLGPCRVIPQEHPHLRFHHVDVVTDNGAHLSSASLQSLRSELRAVPREAVVALRGAHRWVPALESLPLPSAPAPHPIARPGGVYLLVHGLGGVGAMNARAIAHLSPGAKLVCLEPTGFPARDSWDGPVSTPDAGDDQAQRIRRARELESMGAEVHVLPVDLTNEEAVRTAVDSTVSRLGALHGVVHAAWLPRQKVARLVSETGVEESAWHFDPRVRGLALLDTVLGDRPLDFRVVASSISAVLGGISTVAHTAASAWQDAFAQAATRAGRRWTSVGWDVVRVEDYGAHLGARGEAIDRLAVTPEQGAEVLTRLLAHATGPWWVVSTHDVKARQAPAQPLPAQAEVAARPLHPRPPNLRSAYVAPTTELERLLADLWQQMLGVTPIGIQDNFFELGGDSLVAVQLTDQLKRRLNLSVPASSLYEGVTVKALAALIQPPDANPGAAQGEADERESTVQRRKQNLQRQRSRRRADDEDAEEGG is encoded by the coding sequence GTGGACGAGAAGCAAACTCCAGACATCGACGACGCAGACCTCGCCATCATCGGCATGTCCGGGCGTTTCCCGGGTGCCCGGGACACGGCGGAGCTCTGGAGCAACGTCCGGGGCGGCGTGGAGTCCATCCGGTTCTTCTCCCCCGAGGAGGCTCGCGCCGCGGGTGTGCCGCGTGAGCAGGTGGACGACCCTGACTACGTACGAGCGGCCGCGGTATTCCCGGAGCCGGAGTCTTTCGACGCCGCGTTCTTCGACATGCCTCCCCGCGAGGCGGAGTTGACCGACCCGCAGCACCGCGTGTTCCTGGAGATCTGCTGGGAGGCCCTGGAGCACGCGGGCTATTCGCCCCGGGACTACTCCGGCGCCATCTCCGTGTACGGCGGAGCCACGCTCAACACGTACCTGCTGATGAACCTGGCGAGGAATCCTCGCGTGCTGGGCTCCGTGGAGCCGGTCCAGGTCAACATCGGCAACGGCACGGACTTCCTGGCCACGCGCGTCTCGTACAAGTTGAACCTTCGCGGCGCGAGCCATGCCGTGCAGAGCGCGTGCTCGACGTCGCTTGTCGCCGTGCACCAGGCCTGCCAGAGCCTGCTCAATGGGGAGTGTGACATCGCGCTCGCGGGTGGCGCGTCCGTCAACGTGAGCTTCCTCAATGGCTACCGCCACGTGGAGGGAGGCATGGCCTCGCCGGATGGCCGGTGCCGTCCGTTCGACGCCAAGGCCCGAGGGACGCTGTTCGGCAGCGGCGCGGGTGTGGTGGTGCTCAAGAAGCTCCGGGCGGCCATGCGCGACGGTGACACCGTTCACGCGGTCATCAAGGGCTCGGCCATCAACAACGATGGCTCGCTCAAGGCCGGCTACACCGCGCCGGGAGTGGAGGGCCAGGCGCAGGTCGTCGCCGAGGCGCTCGCGGCGGCCGGAGTGGACGCGGACTCCATCGGTTACGTGGAGGCCCATGGCACGGCGACGCCGCTGGGCGACCCCATCGAGGTGGAGGCCCTCACGCGGGCCTTCCGCGCCACCACGCAGCGCAGGCGCTTCTGCGCGCTCGGTTCGGTGAAGGGCAACGTCGGTCACCTCGACGCGGCGGCCGGCATCACGGGCCTCATCAAGACCGCCCTGGCCTTGAAGCACGGTGAGCTGCCGCCCAGCCTCCACTACGAGCGGCCCAACCCGGCCATCGACTTCGATGGCAGCCCCTTCTACGTCAACGCGACCCTCAAGCCCTGGCCCATGAGCGCCCTGCCCCGGCGCGCGGGCGTGAGCTCCTTCGGCGTCGGCGGCACCAACGCACACATCGTCCTGGAGCAGCCCCCGCGTCCGCTCAGCAGCACCCCTTCGCGTCGCGCGTGGCAGCTGCTGCCCCTGTCGGCGCGCACGCAGACCGCGCTGGAGTCCAGCACGGGCCGGCTGGCGGAGGCTCTCAAGGGAACCTCCGACGCGGCGCTCGCCGACGTGGCGTGGACGCTCCAGGTGGGGCGCCAGCGCTTCGGCCAGCGCCGCTTCGTCCTCGCGCGTGGAGCGAGCGATGCGGTGGCGGTGCTCTCGCAGCCGGACAACCCTCGCGTCCACACCGCGTCGGAGGATGGCGTGGAGCGCCCGGTGGCGTTCCTCTTCCCCGGGCAGGGCTCGCAGCACGTGAACATGGGTCGCGCGCTCTATGACGCGGAGCCCGTGTTCCGCGCGGAGGTGGACCGGTGCTCGGAGCTGCTCAAGCCGCACCTCGGAGGCAAGGACCTGCGCGAGGTGCTGTACCCGAAGTCGGGTGACCCGGCGGAGAATGAGCGGACGCTGGCGAGGACGGAGCTCACGCAGCCCGCGCTCTTCACCCTCGAGTACGCCACCGCGCGCCTCTGGATGTCCTGGGGCGTGAAGCCCTCCGCCATGCTGGGACACAGCATCGGCGAGTACGTGGCCGCCTGCCTCGCGGGAGTCTTCTCGCTGGAGCACGCGCTTCAGCTCGTGGCGACACGAGGCCGGTTGATGCAGTCACTCCCCGCGGGCTCCATGCTCGCGGTGCCGCTCAGCGAGGAGGAGCTGCGGCCCTACCTCGGGACCGAGCTGAGCCTCGCGGCGATCAACGCCCCCATGCAGTGTGTCGCCTCGGGGCCGACGGAAGCGGTGGAGCGGCTGCGCAAGCAGCTCGAGGAAGCAGGTGTGCGCTGCCACGTGCTCGTCACGTCGCATGCATTCCACTCCGCGATGATGGACCCCATCCTCGACGCCTTCACGGCGCGGGCGGCGGCCATGCCCTTGCGTCCGCCCACCCTCCCCTTCATCTCCAACGTGACGGGGACGTGGATCACCACCGAGCAGGCGACGAGCCCCAAGTACTGGGCACAGCACCTGCGTGGTGCCGTGCGCTTCGCGGATGGTCTGCACGCGCTCCTCTCCGACCCCAAGCGCGTCCTCCTGGAGGCGGGCCCCGGACAGGTGCTCAGTCGCCTCGCGCGACGGCATCCGGCGTCCTCGCCTTCGCGCACGGTCCTCGGCTCCATGCCGATGCCGCAGGACACCGTGGCCGAAGGCACACCGCCGCTGGCCTATACGACGTTGGGCAACCTGTGGATGGCGGGCGTCAACATCGACTGGCGCAGCTTCCACGGCGACGAGCGCCGTCAGCGGCTCCCACTCCCGACCTACCCCTTCGAGCGCCAGCGCTTCTGGATTGAACCCGAGGAGCAGCACACCGCCGTCGTCCAGACCCCGTCGGAGAACCACTCGGCGCAGCAAGAGCAGGAGCCACTCGAGCGTTGGTTCCACGCCCCTTCGTGGAAGCGGGTTCCCTTGGCGCCCGCGAGCACCTCGAAGGCCTCGGGCTCTCGCGTGTGGCTGGTGTTCGACGATGCGGCGTCGACCTCGACTTCACTGCTGACGGCCGAGCCGGGCTCGGAGCACGTGGTGATTCGTGTGCGGCCAGGCACCGGGTTTCATCGCGTGCGGGACACGGACTTCACCGTGGCCCCTGGCTCCCAGTCGGACCTGCGCGAGCTGATGGGCGCGCTGCGTGAGTCGAACCGGCTCCCCGACGCCGTGCTTCATCTGTGGGGTCTCACGCCGGAGCCTCCGACGTCCTTCGCGCAGACCCAAGCCAGCGGCTACCACACGCTCGTGGCGCTCGCGCGAGTCCTGGCCGAGCTCACCCCCGAGCGGCCCTGCACCGTCTTCGTGGTCTCCAACCACGTCCACGAAGTCACCGGGGAGGAAGCCCTCTCTCCGGACAAGGCGACGGTGCTCGGTCCCTGCCGGGTCATCCCGCAGGAGCACCCGCACCTGCGGTTCCACCACGTGGATGTGGTGACGGACAACGGGGCTCACCTGTCGTCCGCGAGTCTCCAGTCGCTCCGCTCCGAGCTCCGCGCCGTTCCGCGTGAGGCGGTGGTGGCGCTGCGAGGAGCGCATCGTTGGGTTCCGGCCCTGGAGTCACTGCCGCTGCCCTCCGCTCCCGCGCCACATCCCATCGCGCGCCCCGGTGGTGTCTATCTGCTCGTCCATGGCCTCGGCGGTGTCGGCGCGATGAACGCACGCGCCATCGCCCATCTGTCGCCAGGCGCGAAGCTCGTGTGCCTGGAGCCCACGGGCTTCCCTGCTCGCGACTCGTGGGATGGGCCCGTCTCCACGCCTGACGCGGGCGACGACCAGGCTCAGCGCATCCGCCGGGCTCGTGAGCTCGAGTCGATGGGCGCGGAGGTTCACGTCCTCCCCGTCGACCTCACGAACGAGGAAGCCGTGCGCACAGCGGTGGACTCGACGGTCTCCCGCCTCGGTGCCCTACACGGCGTGGTGCACGCGGCGTGGCTTCCGCGACAGAAGGTCGCGCGACTCGTCTCCGAGACCGGAGTGGAAGAGAGCGCGTGGCACTTCGACCCGCGGGTCCGAGGACTGGCCCTGCTCGACACGGTGCTCGGAGACCGGCCTCTCGACTTCCGCGTGGTGGCGTCGTCCATCTCCGCGGTGCTGGGTGGCATCTCCACCGTCGCGCACACCGCCGCGAGCGCATGGCAGGACGCGTTCGCTCAAGCGGCGACTCGCGCGGGCCGGCGCTGGACGAGCGTGGGCTGGGACGTGGTGAGGGTCGAGGACTACGGCGCGCACCTGGGTGCACGAGGTGAAGCCATCGACCGGCTCGCGGTCACCCCCGAGCAAGGCGCGGAGGTCCTGACCCGCCTCCTCGCGCACGCGACGGGCCCTTGGTGGGTGGTCTCCACTCACGATGTGAAGGCGAGGCAGGCACCGGCACAGCCGCTGCCCGCGCAAGCCGAGGTCGCGGCTCGGCCGCTGCATCCCCGTCCGCCGAACCTTCGCAGCGCCTACGTGGCGCCCACGACCGAGCTGGAGCGGCTGCTCGCGGACCTCTGGCAACAGATGCTCGGTGTGACGCCCATCGGCATCCAGGACAACTTCTTCGAGTTGGGCGGTGACTCGCTCGTCGCGGTCCAACTCACCGACCAGCTCAAGCGCCGGCTCAATCTCAGCGTGCCCGCGTCCAGCCTCTACGAAGGTGTCACCGTGAAGGCGCTGGCGGCGTTGATTCAACCGCCCGATGCGAATCCGGGCGCGGCGCAGGGCGAGGCGGACGAACGCGAATCCACCGTCCAGCGCCGAAAACAGAACCTCCAGCGTCAGCGCTCGCGCAGGCGCGCGGACGATGAGGACGCGGAGGAAGGTGGCTGA